One Mycolicibacterium sp. TUM20985 genomic window, AGCGGTGATAGCCAACTACCTGCCTAACCACGGCCCAGTTCTTCTGCTCGACGTGGCAGCCGTCGTTCTTGTTTCCTGGCCGCGCCCGGGTGAAGGTGATCTGACGTTGTTCACACCAGGCCAACAAGTGGACGTTGATGAATTCCGATCCGTTGTCCGAATCCACGCCCAGGATCGGGAACGGCATCTTGGCGGCGATGTCGTTCACAGCGGCCAGCACGCATTTGGCTGATTTGCTGGGCACAGAGCGGTTCTCGGTCCAGCCGGTGGCGATGTCGGTGACGGTCAAGGTGAACGCATGCGGGCCGGTGAGGCTTCCCCCGTCGTGGCAGACCAGGTCGATCTCGACGAACCCCGGTCGCCCGTCGTCCCAGTCGGCCCAGGTCCGCACCGGAATCTGACTCTTCAGCAGCGATCCCGGCTTGGTGGTGGCGCGCCCCTTGAGCTGGTGTTTGCGCCGTTCGGGAGCCAGCCGCCGGTCGATGGTGGCCGCCGACATCGACACCAACAGCGTCGCGATGTCCTCATCGAGGACCAACTCCCCAAAATGGCGCAACACCGCAAGCAGTTCGCCCAGCATCGGCGCCAGGCGCTTACCGGCCGGCATCCCCAACACCGTCCAGCACACCGTCAACGCGGCAACGACCTCCGGTCCGTAGGTCGGTGGCCGCGGACGTCTCGGTGTGACCAGTTTGGGCCGTAATGCCGTCGTGAGCGCCTTACGGGCGTGGTTGCGGTGCCATCCCGTGGTGGCGCACAACTCATCCAGAATCACGCCCTTGGCTCGTTTGTCTGCCAGTGAATAACGGATGGCAGTCGTTTCGGTCACTGCCTTGCGCTCGGTCATCGTCAACCCCATCGCTCCGGCCTACCGAGGTCATTGCTGACAGATCACGCAGGCGCGCCGTACGCGCGCATTTCCGGTGAGGCAACGACCCCAGCTTTCGCGGCATCTCGCGCGCATTTCGGCTGAGTCAACGCGCCCCGCCCCTGTGGATGAAACGCCAACTGTGGATAACTCGCTAGGCGATGAACCGGGCTCGGACGTCCGGCGCCGGCAACGCACAGGCGTCCACTCGGCCGAATACGCGGTAGCGGACGGCCGCGAATCGGTCGTACAGGAAGTCGCGGACAGGTGCGGGAATCAGGCCGGCGACCGCCCCGAGAACCCGCCACGGGCCGCCGAGATAGCGGGCCACGCGCAGGGCCGCCTCCGAGCGCACGAGCACCCGTTCTTCGGCGCTCTCGGGGGCCTCGACGTAGACCACGGAGTCCACCCCGGCCAGTTCCGGGTGGCGCTCGCGAACTGCCACGCCAAAGTCGCTCTCGAGCGCGGCGAACTGCATCGTGCCAACCCGGTCCACCCGCAAAACGAACTTCACTGCGCCGTCACAGAACCCGCAGGTGCCGTCGTACAGGAGGATTGCCGGCGCAGTAGTCACTCCTCCGGTCTACACCGTTGCGAGTCCGCGGGCGATGACGAGTCGCTG contains:
- a CDS encoding DDE-type integrase/transposase/recombinase, with translation MGLTMTERKAVTETTAIRYSLADKRAKGVILDELCATTGWHRNHARKALTTALRPKLVTPRRPRPPTYGPEVVAALTVCWTVLGMPAGKRLAPMLGELLAVLRHFGELVLDEDIATLLVSMSAATIDRRLAPERRKHQLKGRATTKPGSLLKSQIPVRTWADWDDGRPGFVEIDLVCHDGGSLTGPHAFTLTVTDIATGWTENRSVPSKSAKCVLAAVNDIAAKMPFPILGVDSDNGSEFINVHLLAWCEQRQITFTRARPGNKNDGCHVEQKNWAVVRQVVGYHRYDTASELLLLNEIWQLQSKLTNYFYPQQKLVSKVRTGAKVSKKHDIATTPFHRAIDHPNTPVQRIVALTRTYSMVNPAAVQRQIHSLTAQLLAMTTSKADASINKRARSNEATKSPTRAS
- a CDS encoding thiol-disulfide oxidoreductase DCC family protein, producing MTTAPAILLYDGTCGFCDGAVKFVLRVDRVGTMQFAALESDFGVAVRERHPELAGVDSVVYVEAPESAEERVLVRSEAALRVARYLGGPWRVLGAVAGLIPAPVRDFLYDRFAAVRYRVFGRVDACALPAPDVRARFIA